From Achromobacter spanius, a single genomic window includes:
- a CDS encoding amidohydrolase translates to MADTPDPARQGAPDLILHQGRFTTLDPANPIADAVAIKDGRFTRVGAASDILPLAGPATRVIALGGRGVLPGLIDNHLHIIRGGLNYNMELRWDGVTNLADAMAMLRRQVAITPAPQWVRVVGGFTEHQFAEKRLPTIEELNAVAPDTPVFILHLYDRALLNAAALRAVGYDKNTPAPPGGEIVRDSAGNPTGLLLAKPNASILYATLAKGPKLPFEYQVNSTRHFMRDLNRLGVTGAIDAGGGNQNYPEDYQVIQQLADADQLTIRLAYNLFTQKPKQEKEDFLNWTATSQYKQGTDYFRHNGAGEMLVFSAADFEDFRQPRPEMGPEMEGDLEEVVRILAQNRWPWRMHATYDETISRSLDVFERVNKDVPLAGLNWFFDHAETISERSIDRIAALGGGVAVQHRMAYQGEYFVERYGAGAAEATPPVKRMLEKGVNVSAGTDATRVASYNPWVSLSWLITGKTVGGLRLTPQRNCLDRDAALRMWTENVTWFSNEQGKKGRIAVGQLADLIVPDRDFFSCPESDIADTSSLLTVVGGKVVWGAGDFAAHDEAAPPPAMPDWSPTRLFGGYGAWGDSEGKPLQATLREAAAACACANDCNVHGHQHAGAWASKLPVSDLKGFWGALGCACWAV, encoded by the coding sequence ATGGCTGACACCCCGGATCCCGCGCGCCAAGGCGCCCCCGACCTCATCCTGCATCAGGGCCGTTTCACGACCCTGGACCCCGCCAACCCCATCGCCGACGCCGTCGCCATCAAGGACGGCCGTTTCACGCGCGTGGGCGCGGCAAGCGACATCCTGCCCCTGGCAGGCCCGGCCACCCGCGTCATCGCGCTGGGCGGACGCGGCGTGCTGCCCGGCCTGATCGACAACCACCTGCACATCATCCGGGGCGGGCTGAACTACAACATGGAACTGCGCTGGGACGGCGTGACCAACCTGGCCGACGCCATGGCCATGCTGCGCCGTCAGGTCGCCATCACGCCCGCCCCGCAATGGGTGCGCGTGGTCGGCGGCTTCACCGAACACCAGTTCGCGGAAAAGCGCCTGCCCACCATTGAGGAACTGAACGCCGTGGCGCCCGATACGCCCGTGTTCATCCTGCACCTGTACGACCGCGCCCTGCTCAACGCCGCCGCCCTGCGCGCGGTCGGCTACGACAAGAACACCCCCGCGCCTCCCGGCGGCGAGATCGTGCGGGACTCGGCCGGCAATCCGACCGGACTGCTGCTTGCCAAACCCAATGCGTCGATCCTGTACGCCACGCTGGCCAAGGGACCCAAGCTGCCCTTCGAATACCAGGTCAATTCCACGCGTCATTTCATGCGCGACCTGAACCGCCTGGGCGTCACTGGCGCCATCGATGCGGGCGGTGGTAACCAGAACTACCCCGAGGACTATCAGGTCATCCAGCAGCTGGCCGACGCCGATCAGCTGACGATCCGCCTCGCCTACAACCTCTTCACCCAGAAGCCCAAGCAGGAAAAGGAAGACTTCCTGAACTGGACGGCCACCTCGCAGTACAAGCAAGGCACCGACTACTTCCGCCACAACGGCGCAGGTGAAATGCTGGTGTTCTCGGCGGCTGACTTTGAAGACTTCCGCCAGCCGCGCCCCGAGATGGGCCCCGAGATGGAAGGCGATCTCGAGGAAGTCGTGCGCATCCTGGCGCAGAACCGCTGGCCCTGGCGCATGCACGCCACGTACGACGAAACCATCTCGCGCTCGCTGGATGTTTTTGAACGCGTGAACAAGGACGTGCCGCTGGCCGGGCTGAACTGGTTCTTCGACCACGCCGAGACGATCTCCGAACGCTCCATCGACCGCATCGCCGCCCTAGGCGGCGGCGTGGCCGTGCAGCACCGCATGGCCTACCAGGGCGAATACTTCGTCGAACGCTACGGCGCCGGGGCTGCCGAGGCCACGCCGCCCGTCAAGCGCATGCTTGAGAAAGGCGTCAACGTATCGGCCGGCACCGACGCAACTCGCGTTGCCTCGTACAACCCGTGGGTATCGCTTTCGTGGTTGATCACGGGCAAGACGGTGGGCGGCCTGCGCCTGACCCCGCAGCGCAACTGCCTGGATCGCGACGCCGCCCTGCGCATGTGGACCGAGAACGTCACCTGGTTTTCGAACGAACAGGGCAAAAAGGGCCGCATCGCTGTCGGCCAGCTTGCCGACCTGATCGTGCCGGATCGCGACTTCTTCTCCTGCCCGGAATCCGACATCGCCGACACCAGCAGCCTGCTGACTGTCGTGGGCGGCAAGGTGGTCTGGGGCGCAGGCGACTTCGCCGCACACGACGAGGCCGCGCCGCCGCCCGCCATGCCCGACTGGTCGCCCACACGCCTGTTCGGCGGCTATGGCGCCTGGGGCGACAGCGAAGGCAAACCTTTGCAGGCCACCCTGCGCGAAGCGGCCGCCGCCTGCGCGTGCGCCAACGACTGCAACGTCCACGGCCACCAGCATGCCGGCGCCTGGGCCAGCAAGCTGCCCGTCTCCGACCTGAAGGGTTTCTGGGGCGCGCTGGGCTGCGCCTGCTGGGCCGTCTGA
- a CDS encoding Bug family tripartite tricarboxylate transporter substrate binding protein: MICKHAARRRINIAAAAFIAAAAFAIPSLASAQAADSYPSKPIRLIIPYPPGGATDVIGRIVGQRLSEEIGGQVVIENRGGAGGNIGAAEVARAQPDGYTLLMGALTSHSVMATLEKDTIAYDLRKDFAPAGVVGFVPLVAVVNPKLPIKSLSELVTYAKANPGKLNFASSGAGAPQRMAMELFKQIAGVNIVHVAYRGSGPAMTDLVGGQVETMTETVPAAISFIKSGQLRPLAVLTPQRVSMLPDIPTAEEQGFSGFNVSSLFGVMAPAGTPAPIVAKINKALTTALAKNDAKAQLLEQGVYADALDVEASKARLNAEIEQWAKVIREGGITVN; encoded by the coding sequence ATGATCTGTAAGCACGCCGCGCGCAGGCGCATCAACATCGCTGCTGCCGCCTTCATCGCCGCTGCCGCCTTCGCCATCCCCAGCCTTGCCTCCGCGCAGGCCGCCGACAGCTATCCCAGCAAACCCATCCGCCTGATCATTCCTTACCCGCCGGGAGGCGCGACCGACGTGATCGGGCGCATCGTGGGCCAGCGCTTGAGCGAAGAGATCGGCGGTCAGGTTGTGATCGAGAACCGGGGCGGAGCGGGCGGAAACATCGGCGCTGCCGAGGTGGCGCGGGCTCAGCCCGACGGCTATACCCTCCTGATGGGCGCGTTGACCTCGCACTCGGTCATGGCGACCCTGGAGAAGGACACCATCGCGTACGACCTGCGCAAGGACTTTGCGCCCGCTGGGGTGGTCGGCTTCGTGCCGCTGGTGGCCGTCGTCAATCCCAAGCTGCCGATCAAGTCGCTCTCCGAACTGGTGACCTACGCCAAGGCGAATCCGGGCAAGCTCAACTTCGCCTCGTCGGGCGCCGGCGCGCCGCAGCGCATGGCCATGGAGCTATTCAAGCAGATCGCGGGTGTCAACATCGTGCACGTGGCCTACCGCGGCAGCGGTCCGGCCATGACCGATCTGGTCGGAGGCCAGGTCGAGACGATGACCGAGACGGTTCCCGCCGCAATCTCTTTCATCAAGTCCGGTCAGTTGCGGCCGTTGGCCGTGCTTACGCCCCAACGCGTTTCGATGTTGCCGGACATTCCCACGGCCGAGGAGCAGGGTTTCAGCGGCTTTAACGTCAGTTCACTTTTTGGTGTGATGGCGCCGGCCGGCACACCGGCTCCCATCGTGGCCAAGATCAACAAGGCGCTGACCACGGCGCTGGCCAAGAACGATGCCAAGGCCCAACTGCTGGAGCAAGGCGTTTACGCTGACGCGCTTGACGTGGAAGCGTCAAAGGCGCGTCTGAACGCCGAGATCGAGCAGTGGGCAAAGGTGATCCGCGAGGGTGGCATCACCGTCAATTGA
- a CDS encoding cyclic nucleotide-binding domain-containing protein: MRVLAAGAAPVNPPPDLAALHAQAFPMLPRELIERAAPYGEEMSAEPGRVLLKSGDRQAAFYILLQGFAEVLEAEAGGTMRSLLVHRDGEFTGSLDLFTDRPNAVTVRANTPSRLLRLSRAALEALILTERPLAEIILRAFMLRRIGYLRRRPYGGAILRSVKRGEQEDPVMDLAVIGGGPAGLAAAAYAASEGLQTVLVGGSLACGDAPGLDMLKGFPGTITGLCEGPLLRRAEDQSKRFGAHVLPLRMVSRFDGGCYPYRVWLDDGRLIEARSLIVATGMQGDAKALTDQANTAWLDGWLDTDEQGCIHTGRAAAGSMQARDYESSQPGVFAVGAARAGSEKHVLASIAEGAAAVRVVHRFLDASAH; this comes from the coding sequence ATGCGTGTTCTTGCCGCCGGCGCCGCGCCGGTCAACCCTCCGCCCGATCTTGCCGCGCTGCATGCGCAGGCGTTCCCGATGCTGCCGCGCGAACTCATCGAACGCGCCGCGCCCTATGGCGAAGAAATGTCGGCCGAGCCGGGCCGTGTTCTGCTGAAAAGCGGTGATCGCCAAGCCGCGTTCTACATTTTGCTGCAGGGCTTTGCGGAAGTGCTGGAAGCAGAGGCTGGCGGCACGATGCGCAGCTTGCTCGTTCATCGCGACGGCGAATTTACGGGCAGCCTGGACCTTTTCACCGACCGCCCGAATGCGGTCACGGTGCGCGCCAACACCCCCAGCCGCCTGTTGCGGCTGAGCCGCGCAGCGCTCGAAGCGCTGATCCTGACGGAACGGCCGCTGGCGGAGATCATCCTGCGCGCGTTCATGCTGCGACGTATCGGATATCTGCGGCGGCGCCCATATGGCGGCGCCATCCTGCGGTCGGTGAAGCGCGGCGAACAGGAAGATCCCGTCATGGACCTGGCGGTGATCGGGGGCGGGCCGGCTGGATTGGCAGCCGCCGCTTATGCCGCCTCCGAAGGACTGCAGACGGTGCTGGTGGGCGGTTCGCTGGCCTGTGGCGACGCGCCCGGGCTGGACATGCTGAAGGGCTTCCCGGGCACGATCACCGGATTGTGCGAAGGCCCGCTGCTGCGCCGCGCCGAGGACCAGAGCAAGCGCTTCGGCGCGCACGTGCTGCCGCTGCGCATGGTCAGCCGCTTCGACGGCGGCTGTTATCCCTATCGGGTGTGGCTGGACGATGGCCGGCTGATCGAGGCGCGCAGCCTCATCGTTGCGACTGGCATGCAAGGCGATGCGAAAGCGCTGACCGATCAAGCGAACACCGCCTGGCTGGACGGGTGGCTGGACACGGACGAGCAGGGCTGTATCCATACGGGTCGTGCCGCAGCGGGGTCGATGCAGGCGCGGGATTACGAAAGCTCACAGCCGGGGGTGTTTGCGGTAGGAGCGGCGCGCGCGGGCTCCGAGAAACACGTGCTGGCGAGCATCGCCGAGGGCGCGGCCGCGGTGCGGGTGGTGCATCGGTTTTTGGATGCGTCGGCGCATTGA
- a CDS encoding helix-turn-helix domain-containing protein, whose amino-acid sequence MPASQLLIPEPMPVRSTDTLGCSASKLAVNQEFHGGGLTFYRKRTETAQFGSVATPASDRGFLVGVALRGGHRRRILQGNHASTHDFDAGSIYIRDFTDDYRADLQGGFDFLLIEMTRAFIERINDEKGGPRVSSLLPRNGQPDPVLGHLSQVLAGVVADPSRTSGLFVDHLSLALGTHLLTQYGAGATSGWADSGGARVLSRKLEARAKDMLLASLREDASIADIAEACNLSRSYFIKAFRQTVGTTPHRWLLEQRVQKAQELLRSPGRSITDIALLCGFADQAHMTRVFTSVVGVAPGAWRREYGA is encoded by the coding sequence ATGCCCGCCTCCCAGCTCCTGATTCCCGAACCCATGCCCGTGCGGTCCACCGACACGCTGGGCTGCTCGGCCAGCAAGCTGGCTGTGAACCAGGAGTTTCACGGGGGCGGATTGACGTTCTATCGCAAGCGCACCGAGACCGCTCAGTTCGGCAGCGTGGCAACGCCCGCGTCGGATCGCGGGTTTCTCGTGGGCGTGGCGCTGCGTGGCGGGCACCGCCGCCGCATCCTGCAGGGCAATCACGCGTCGACGCACGATTTTGATGCCGGCTCGATCTACATCCGCGACTTCACCGATGATTACCGGGCCGACCTGCAAGGCGGGTTCGATTTCCTGCTGATCGAGATGACGCGCGCGTTCATCGAACGCATCAACGACGAAAAAGGCGGCCCGCGTGTCAGCAGCCTGCTGCCGCGCAATGGGCAGCCGGATCCGGTGCTGGGCCATCTGTCGCAGGTGCTGGCGGGCGTGGTGGCGGATCCCTCGCGGACCAGTGGCCTATTCGTGGACCATTTGAGTCTGGCCCTCGGCACGCATCTGCTGACGCAATACGGGGCCGGGGCGACCAGCGGCTGGGCGGACTCGGGCGGGGCCCGCGTGCTGTCCCGCAAACTGGAAGCGCGCGCCAAGGACATGCTGCTGGCCTCGCTGCGCGAGGACGCCTCCATTGCGGACATCGCCGAGGCCTGCAATCTGTCGCGCAGCTACTTCATCAAGGCGTTCCGCCAGACGGTCGGCACCACGCCGCATCGTTGGCTGCTGGAGCAGCGAGTGCAGAAGGCTCAGGAACTGCTACGGTCGCCGGGCCGGTCGATCACCGACATCGCGCTTTTGTGCGGCTTTGCCGACCAGGCGCATATGACGCGCGTTTTCACCAGTGTGGTCGGGGTGGCGCCGGGTGCGTGGCGCAGGGAATACGGCGCGTGA
- a CDS encoding alpha/beta fold hydrolase has translation MQRRTFIRHVAAVALFVVASAAAHAQSRQYTVTAPDGVTLAVQEAGKSDGPPVVFVHGLLGSHLNWGAQLSSPALQGYRLITYDLRGHGQSGKPVDAAAYTNGRRWADDLAAVIKATGAREPVVVGWSLGAAVTTNYLAAYGDAQIAGAVYVGGVIELDAKQIAPHPALYRDMVSSDLRTHLDAEREFIGLCFAQPPDGITFQRLLANAAMASFDMQAAVQSMTVAAARGLGSARKPVLLIYGAKDALVQPAPSIARARELNPHVRSRIYAASGHAPFMEESDRFNRELAAFVDSVVTR, from the coding sequence ATGCAACGTAGAACCTTCATTCGCCACGTGGCGGCAGTCGCCTTGTTCGTCGTGGCCTCGGCGGCCGCGCACGCGCAGTCCCGGCAGTACACCGTCACGGCGCCCGATGGCGTGACGCTTGCCGTCCAGGAGGCCGGCAAGTCCGATGGCCCGCCGGTCGTTTTCGTGCACGGGCTGCTGGGCAGCCACCTGAACTGGGGGGCCCAGCTTTCCAGTCCGGCGCTGCAAGGCTATCGGCTGATCACCTACGACCTGCGGGGCCACGGTCAGTCGGGCAAGCCGGTGGATGCGGCGGCGTACACCAACGGCCGGCGCTGGGCGGACGATCTGGCTGCGGTGATCAAAGCGACCGGCGCGCGCGAACCTGTGGTCGTCGGCTGGTCCCTGGGCGCCGCCGTGACAACCAACTACCTTGCCGCGTATGGCGATGCTCAGATTGCGGGCGCCGTCTATGTGGGGGGCGTGATCGAACTGGACGCCAAGCAGATCGCGCCGCATCCCGCGCTATACCGGGACATGGTGTCGTCCGACTTGAGAACTCATCTGGACGCGGAGCGTGAATTCATCGGTCTGTGTTTTGCGCAACCGCCCGATGGCATCACGTTCCAACGGCTTCTGGCCAATGCCGCCATGGCGTCCTTCGACATGCAGGCCGCAGTGCAATCGATGACGGTCGCGGCAGCGCGCGGCCTTGGGTCGGCGCGCAAGCCCGTGCTGCTGATCTACGGTGCGAAGGACGCGTTGGTGCAGCCCGCGCCGTCAATCGCGCGGGCAAGGGAACTGAACCCGCACGTGCGCAGTAGGATTTACGCGGCATCGGGGCATGCGCCGTTCATGGAGGAGTCGGACAGGTTCAACCGGGAGCTGGCTGCGTTTGTTGACAGCGTTGTGACACGCTGA
- a CDS encoding MerR family transcriptional regulator: protein MKPPAPQPPMSIGELARKTGASLRSLRHYDDHGLLASARADNGYRTFPDAAVTQVRQIQRLIASGFTLAEIRGFPDCMRLIEGAAACPETSEVQRSRLASVERQIADLERRRAQLRQMLEDTGNPSPR, encoded by the coding sequence ATGAAACCGCCCGCGCCTCAACCCCCCATGTCGATCGGTGAGCTTGCCCGCAAAACCGGCGCAAGCCTGCGTTCCCTGCGGCACTACGACGACCACGGTCTCCTGGCGTCAGCCCGGGCAGACAATGGGTATCGCACCTTTCCCGACGCCGCCGTCACGCAGGTCAGGCAAATCCAGCGCCTGATCGCTTCCGGCTTCACGCTGGCGGAAATCCGCGGGTTTCCCGATTGCATGCGGCTGATCGAAGGCGCGGCGGCCTGTCCGGAGACGTCCGAGGTGCAGCGCAGCCGGTTGGCGTCCGTGGAGCGCCAGATCGCCGACCTCGAACGCCGCCGCGCCCAGTTGCGCCAGATGCTGGAAGATACCGGCAACCCTTCCCCGCGCTGA
- a CDS encoding SulP family inorganic anion transporter, producing the protein MATSTPRSPAKPAPNWLRWLPGLALLKSYQAAWLPKDIAAGLVLTTMLVPVGIAYAEASGVPGVYGLYATIIPMLAYALFGPSRILVLGPDSALAAPILAVVLSVSNGDPMRAIAAASMMAVVSGLFCIVLGLMRLGFITELLSKPIRYGYMNGIALTVLVSQLPKLFDISIDDAGPLQEMQQLALAVADGQTHWPSFAVGAASLAVILLLKRFDRVPGILIAVILATLAVKLFGLDAQGVKVLGEIPQGLPSLAWPWLSNADLVKIVLGGCAVALIAFADTSVLSRTYAARTHTRVDPNQEMVGLGVANLAAGFFQGFPISSSASRTPVAEAAGSRTQLTGVVGALAVGALLIAAPNLLRHLPNSALAAVVIAAAIGLFEIKDLRRIYRIQQWEFWLSMLCFAAVAVFGAIPGICLAVVIAVIEFLWDGWRPHFAVLGRVPNLRGYHDLKRYPNAALIDGLVLFRWDAPLFFANAELFQQRLLEAVEASPSPVRRVVVAAEPVTSVDVTSADMLRELCETLSREGIALHFAEMKDPVRDKLKRFELSRLFSDDHFHPTVGSAVDDYLGHTDANGRGR; encoded by the coding sequence ATGGCTACCTCGACGCCCCGCTCCCCCGCCAAGCCTGCGCCCAACTGGTTGCGCTGGCTGCCCGGCCTGGCGCTGTTGAAGTCCTATCAGGCCGCATGGCTGCCCAAGGACATCGCCGCCGGCCTCGTCCTGACGACCATGCTCGTGCCCGTGGGTATCGCCTACGCCGAAGCCTCCGGCGTTCCGGGCGTCTACGGGCTGTACGCCACCATCATCCCCATGCTGGCCTACGCGCTGTTCGGCCCGAGCCGCATCCTGGTGCTGGGCCCGGATTCCGCATTGGCCGCGCCCATTCTGGCGGTCGTGCTCAGCGTGTCCAACGGCGATCCCATGCGCGCCATCGCCGCAGCCAGCATGATGGCCGTCGTCTCGGGGCTGTTCTGCATCGTGCTGGGCCTGATGCGGTTGGGCTTCATCACCGAGCTGCTATCCAAGCCCATCCGCTACGGCTACATGAACGGCATCGCGCTGACCGTGCTGGTCAGCCAGTTGCCCAAGCTGTTCGACATCTCCATCGACGACGCCGGCCCGCTTCAGGAAATGCAGCAACTGGCGCTGGCCGTTGCCGACGGACAAACCCATTGGCCAAGCTTCGCCGTCGGCGCGGCAAGCCTGGCGGTGATTCTGCTGCTCAAGCGCTTCGACCGCGTACCGGGCATCCTGATTGCCGTGATCCTCGCCACGCTGGCGGTCAAGCTTTTCGGCCTGGATGCTCAAGGCGTGAAGGTGCTGGGCGAGATTCCGCAAGGGTTGCCCAGCCTTGCCTGGCCGTGGCTCAGCAATGCCGATCTCGTCAAGATCGTGCTGGGCGGCTGCGCGGTGGCGCTGATTGCGTTCGCCGACACCAGCGTGCTGTCGCGCACCTATGCCGCGCGCACGCACACGCGCGTCGACCCGAACCAGGAAATGGTGGGACTGGGCGTGGCGAACCTGGCGGCGGGCTTTTTCCAGGGCTTTCCGATCAGCAGCAGCGCGTCGCGCACGCCGGTGGCCGAAGCGGCCGGCTCGCGCACGCAGCTCACCGGTGTCGTTGGCGCACTGGCCGTGGGCGCGCTGCTGATTGCCGCGCCAAACCTGCTGCGCCACCTGCCCAACAGCGCGCTGGCCGCCGTCGTGATCGCCGCCGCCATCGGCCTGTTCGAAATCAAGGACCTGCGGCGCATCTACCGCATCCAGCAATGGGAGTTCTGGCTTTCCATGCTGTGCTTTGCCGCGGTCGCGGTGTTTGGCGCGATTCCCGGCATCTGCCTGGCGGTGGTCATCGCCGTCATTGAATTTCTGTGGGACGGCTGGCGGCCGCATTTTGCGGTACTGGGACGCGTGCCCAACCTTCGCGGTTATCACGACCTGAAGCGCTACCCGAATGCCGCCCTGATCGACGGCCTGGTGCTGTTCCGTTGGGACGCGCCGCTGTTCTTCGCCAACGCCGAGCTCTTCCAGCAGCGCCTGCTCGAAGCCGTGGAGGCATCGCCGTCGCCCGTTCGGCGGGTGGTCGTCGCCGCCGAACCCGTCACCAGCGTCGACGTCACCTCCGCCGACATGCTGCGCGAACTGTGCGAAACGCTATCGCGCGAAGGCATCGCGCTACATTTCGCGGAAATGAAGGATCCCGTGCGGGACAAGCTCAAGCGGTTTGAGCTGTCGCGGTTGTTCAGCGACGACCATTTTCATCCGACGGTCGGTAGCGCGGTAGACGATTACCTGGGACACACTGACGCCAACGGGCGAGGCCGCTAA
- a CDS encoding M20 aminoacylase family protein has translation MMAPRTTIADLEDLRDELVALRQSLHQRPELAFQEHVTSARVGELLSGWGYEVEAGLAGTGLVATLRAGAGARRLGLRADMDALPITEATGLPYASQTEGRMHACGHDGHMAMLLGAARHLARTRNFSGVLHLIFQPAEERGFDSGAKRMVQEGLFKRFPCDMVLAMHNHPGAPAGQFLTRSGPFMAAGDRVFVKVIGHGGHAARPHLAADPVVAAAAIVMALQTIVSRNIDPSQAAVVSVGRLRAGDALNVIPGTAELGISVRSFNPEVRARLRERIVRICESTAQCHEASVQIDYVEGYPVVDNAEAPTALAIKVARELTGADRVVADMPPLMGSEDFAYMQQAVPGALVRIGNGPADGGRALHNANYDFNDDNLCVGAAFWSRLAETYLQHP, from the coding sequence ATGATGGCGCCCCGCACTACGATTGCCGACCTGGAAGACTTGCGAGACGAACTCGTCGCGTTGCGGCAGTCGCTGCACCAGCGGCCCGAGCTTGCCTTCCAGGAACACGTCACCTCGGCCCGCGTGGGCGAGCTGTTGTCGGGGTGGGGCTATGAGGTCGAGGCCGGTCTGGCGGGTACGGGACTGGTCGCCACGCTGCGCGCGGGGGCCGGGGCTCGGCGCCTCGGCCTGCGGGCCGACATGGATGCGCTGCCGATCACGGAAGCGACCGGGCTGCCCTATGCCAGCCAGACCGAAGGCCGCATGCATGCCTGCGGGCATGACGGCCACATGGCCATGCTGCTTGGCGCAGCCCGCCATCTGGCGCGCACGCGCAACTTTTCGGGCGTCTTGCACCTGATTTTCCAGCCGGCCGAGGAACGCGGCTTCGACAGTGGCGCCAAGCGCATGGTCCAGGAGGGACTGTTCAAGCGATTTCCCTGCGACATGGTGTTGGCGATGCACAATCATCCGGGCGCCCCGGCCGGGCAGTTTCTTACCCGCAGCGGCCCCTTCATGGCCGCTGGCGACCGGGTGTTCGTGAAAGTGATCGGGCATGGAGGGCATGCGGCGCGTCCGCATCTGGCGGCCGATCCGGTCGTCGCGGCTGCCGCCATCGTGATGGCGCTGCAGACGATCGTGTCGCGCAATATCGATCCCTCTCAGGCGGCGGTGGTGTCGGTGGGCAGGCTGCGCGCTGGGGATGCGCTGAACGTCATTCCTGGAACGGCTGAACTCGGCATTTCGGTGCGTTCATTCAACCCCGAAGTCCGGGCGCGTCTGCGCGAGCGCATTGTCCGGATTTGCGAGTCCACTGCGCAATGCCACGAAGCCAGTGTGCAGATCGACTACGTCGAAGGGTATCCGGTCGTCGATAACGCCGAGGCGCCCACGGCCCTTGCGATTAAGGTCGCGCGGGAATTGACGGGCGCCGACAGAGTGGTGGCGGATATGCCGCCGTTGATGGGCAGCGAGGACTTCGCTTACATGCAGCAAGCCGTCCCCGGCGCGCTGGTAAGGATCGGCAACGGGCCCGCGGATGGCGGACGTGCCTTGCACAATGCCAACTACGACTTCAATGACGACAACCTGTGCGTGGGCGCGGCCTTCTGGAGCCGCTTGGCCGAGACGTATCTGCAACATCCGTGA
- a CDS encoding Bug family tripartite tricarboxylate transporter substrate binding protein: MNEKRRALCAHLAGLPLLSLAGAGAIPWRSAQAAEGYPDKPISVIVPFAPGGNTDIVARMIGTGLAKRLDANIVVENKAGAGGNIGAATAARARPDGYTMLYSTASTFAINPHIYANLPFDPLKAFEPLAVTIQVPVVLVVSASSGIKTLKELVAHVQANPDKASYGSNGNGTSSHIACHVLAQKMGVPKLLHVPYKQGPQVLTDLTGGQLTFAFDAWSVLGPQVKAGRLVALAVSGTERLKAAPEIPTVGETLETDYDIVTWNAFCLPSGVPADIAATLRKAVQETMDDPAIRTRLENEGVPPYAPMTAAEIQTFFKREYEKWGELVKLVGATGIA, encoded by the coding sequence ATGAATGAAAAACGCCGTGCCTTGTGTGCACATCTGGCGGGACTGCCGCTGCTATCGCTGGCGGGCGCGGGCGCCATTCCCTGGCGCAGCGCCCAGGCGGCAGAGGGATATCCGGACAAGCCGATTTCGGTGATCGTGCCGTTCGCGCCCGGTGGAAACACTGACATCGTCGCGCGAATGATCGGTACGGGTCTGGCCAAGCGGCTCGATGCCAACATCGTCGTCGAAAACAAGGCCGGCGCAGGGGGCAACATCGGCGCGGCAACCGCGGCCCGCGCCCGGCCCGATGGCTACACCATGCTCTATAGCACCGCCAGCACGTTCGCAATCAACCCGCATATCTATGCGAACCTGCCTTTCGATCCCCTCAAGGCGTTCGAACCCTTGGCTGTGACGATTCAGGTTCCTGTCGTGTTGGTCGTTTCGGCCAGTTCAGGCATCAAGACGTTGAAGGAACTTGTGGCGCATGTGCAGGCGAATCCGGACAAGGCCAGCTACGGCTCCAACGGCAACGGCACGTCGAGCCATATCGCTTGCCACGTGCTCGCGCAGAAGATGGGTGTGCCCAAGCTCCTGCACGTTCCCTACAAGCAGGGGCCGCAAGTGTTGACGGACCTTACCGGCGGCCAGCTGACCTTCGCATTCGATGCGTGGTCCGTGCTGGGGCCGCAGGTCAAGGCCGGGCGTCTGGTTGCGCTTGCGGTGTCGGGCACGGAGCGGTTGAAGGCCGCGCCTGAGATTCCGACCGTCGGCGAAACGCTGGAGACGGACTACGACATCGTGACCTGGAATGCATTCTGCCTGCCCAGCGGCGTGCCAGCCGATATTGCCGCAACGCTGCGCAAAGCGGTGCAGGAGACCATGGACGATCCTGCGATCCGCACTCGCCTGGAAAACGAAGGCGTACCCCCGTATGCGCCCATGACGGCGGCCGAGATTCAGACGTTCTTCAAACGCGAGTATGAAAAGTGGGGGGAACTGGTCAAGCTTGTCGGTGCGACGGGCATCGCATGA